One Vibrio quintilis DNA segment encodes these proteins:
- a CDS encoding carbohydrate porin: MKLNKLTKGIILGLFVTSTPALALDTTAEAHGYLKSGLLLNSDGTRVNSLGLFTSYGKFRLGNEQNTKIELLPTVKLTTEEGTWAKVRANLTHETNCTSDWNCVDGDDHEIQYREGYVEMGGFAFAPESVFWAGKRYSSSNTSSHQYDWEYIQYNGTGGGVDKIDVGFAKMDVGVYAFTPDGENEAAPTDTSTQGYPEDLSLNVWFKKLGDTGLDFQLVAHTMEKSALRPNAPTNGIGLTGVYNFDDFYNITNGYSRITVQYGEGLAAGDSLGKNGWGYANVKDAKSTRVVFDGVANLNDSWELSTFAFYQKDSDYNPWDSYSTGTTGIDRDIYSIGVRPHNQITKNFAMQYEFGYEHVNEDIADGADGGFYKVTIAPTLMLETGFWARPQIRAFVTYAKWDDGAASKIDSGYTRDGDNDALNFGIQAEVWF, encoded by the coding sequence ATGAAATTAAATAAATTAACAAAAGGTATTATTCTGGGATTATTTGTAACATCTACCCCTGCACTCGCTCTTGATACGACAGCAGAAGCTCATGGTTACCTTAAATCCGGACTGCTGCTCAATTCTGATGGCACTCGGGTCAATTCTCTTGGGTTGTTTACTAGCTATGGTAAATTTCGTTTAGGTAATGAACAAAATACAAAAATTGAATTATTGCCTACAGTTAAGTTAACAACAGAAGAAGGTACATGGGCGAAAGTTCGTGCAAACTTAACTCATGAAACTAACTGTACTTCCGACTGGAACTGTGTTGATGGCGATGATCATGAAATACAGTATCGGGAAGGATATGTCGAGATGGGTGGTTTTGCATTTGCACCAGAAAGTGTTTTTTGGGCAGGGAAACGATACAGCTCATCTAATACCTCCAGCCATCAATATGACTGGGAATACATTCAATATAATGGCACTGGTGGTGGTGTGGATAAAATCGATGTCGGCTTTGCAAAAATGGATGTCGGTGTTTATGCCTTTACTCCAGATGGTGAAAATGAAGCAGCACCTACTGATACCTCTACTCAAGGTTACCCGGAAGATTTGTCTCTAAACGTATGGTTTAAAAAATTAGGCGATACAGGCTTAGACTTCCAACTGGTTGCTCATACTATGGAAAAAAGTGCGTTGCGTCCTAATGCACCAACTAATGGTATTGGTTTAACCGGTGTGTATAATTTCGATGATTTTTATAACATTACAAATGGCTATTCACGCATAACCGTACAGTATGGAGAAGGGCTTGCTGCTGGTGACTCTTTAGGAAAAAATGGTTGGGGATACGCTAACGTTAAAGATGCTAAGTCGACCAGAGTTGTTTTTGATGGTGTGGCTAATCTAAATGATTCTTGGGAACTATCAACATTTGCATTTTATCAAAAAGACTCTGATTACAACCCATGGGATTCCTATAGTACAGGTACAACGGGTATTGACCGTGATATTTATTCTATTGGTGTTCGTCCTCATAACCAGATCACAAAAAACTTTGCGATGCAGTATGAATTTGGTTATGAGCATGTAAATGAAGATATTGCTGATGGCGCTGATGGTGGTTTCTATAAAGTGACAATTGCTCCGACGTTAATGCTGGAAACAGGTTTCTGGGCTCGACCTCAGATTAGAGCATTTGTGACGTATGCTAAATGGGATGATGGTGCAGCTTCGAAAATAGACAGTGGTTATACACGTGATGGCGATAATGATGCTTTGAATTTTGGTATTCAAGCTGAGGTATGGTTCTAG
- a CDS encoding glycoside hydrolase family 130 protein codes for MLNFNERLLSLKSEFRINTEYKNTQVKPGNGIFYRYEKPVLTAHHAPLAWRYDLNPETNPFLMERLGINAVLNPGAIELNNKFYLVARVEGYDRKSFFAVAESDNGIDGFQFWDKPCVIPETDEPDTNIYDMRLVKHEDGYIYGLFCTERKDPDAKPGDESSAVAQCGIVRTIDLLTWERLPDLKTRSAQQRNVVLHPEFIDGKYALYTRPQDSFIEAGAGGGIGIGFTDSMENAVIDVERVIDPKTYHTIKESKNGQGPAPIKTSLGWLHISHGVRNTAAGLRYVLYSFMTSLDDPTKVIYRPGGYFLAPEGAERIGDVSNVVFSNGLIARDNGDVFIYYASSDTRCHVLTTTVERLVDYVVNTPEDPLVTAKCVKQRIDFIESNQAFL; via the coding sequence ATGCTAAATTTTAATGAAAGACTTTTGTCTTTAAAATCAGAGTTTCGAATAAATACAGAGTATAAAAATACACAAGTAAAACCTGGAAATGGCATTTTTTATCGTTATGAGAAACCTGTATTGACAGCTCATCATGCCCCACTTGCATGGCGTTATGATTTGAATCCGGAAACAAACCCTTTTTTAATGGAGCGGTTAGGGATTAATGCAGTTTTAAACCCTGGTGCTATAGAGCTAAATAATAAATTTTATCTTGTCGCTCGTGTTGAAGGTTATGATCGTAAATCGTTTTTTGCTGTTGCAGAGTCGGATAATGGAATAGACGGTTTTCAGTTTTGGGATAAACCATGTGTTATTCCTGAAACCGATGAACCTGATACAAATATTTATGACATGCGTTTAGTTAAGCATGAAGATGGTTATATTTATGGCTTGTTCTGTACTGAACGTAAAGATCCTGATGCCAAACCAGGTGATGAATCATCCGCTGTTGCTCAGTGCGGTATTGTTCGTACTATAGATCTTTTGACCTGGGAGCGTTTACCTGATTTGAAAACCCGCTCAGCTCAACAGCGTAATGTGGTGCTTCATCCTGAATTTATTGATGGGAAGTACGCATTATATACCCGTCCTCAGGATAGTTTTATTGAAGCCGGAGCTGGTGGTGGCATCGGAATTGGTTTTACTGATTCGATGGAGAATGCGGTTATTGATGTTGAACGTGTTATTGATCCAAAAACCTATCACACAATTAAAGAATCCAAAAACGGGCAGGGGCCTGCCCCAATCAAAACATCACTAGGATGGCTTCATATTTCTCATGGTGTTCGTAATACTGCCGCAGGCTTACGTTACGTGCTTTACAGCTTTATGACGTCATTGGACGATCCGACTAAAGTGATATATCGTCCCGGAGGCTATTTTCTTGCGCCAGAGGGAGCCGAAAGAATCGGTGATGTTTCTAATGTTGTCTTTTCAAACGGGCTGATTGCACGAGACAATGGGGATGTATTTATCTATTACGCATCTTCGGATACTCGCTGTCATGTATTGACGACGACCGTTGAACGATTGGTTGATTATGTTGTGAATACACCTGAAGATCCTCTTGTAACAGCCAAGTGTGTAAAACAACGTATTGATTTTATTGAATCAAATCAGGCGTTTTTATAA
- the manA gene encoding mannose-6-phosphate isomerase, class I gives MIEIKGAVKNYEWGGYHYLPTLLDSNEENDRPVAELWFGDHHSGSSTLVDGSLLTKWIELSPEYHLGKRLVQKFGCRLPYLLKILDVREPLSIQVHPTIMQAKQGYAREMVMNVDPGCRSYKDNNHKPELMLALSDFYLLHGFRNVTKGVYELNKYQTLKPLVLMYQELGIKNFVSAIFSLPVSELESLLVPVIEQYRSAYLQNEISKSQSLFWFMRAVQRIEREKMPLDAGLIMIFIMNLMYVPKGGVVYQNAGIPHAYLEGQNIELMANSDNVVRCGLTSKHIDIKELLLITDFEPITPTIVAGRPSNDGGIDYIVPADDFRLREYHLEKGQTLTTPDENGACIWFVLSGELMLGSQQHYSNAGSAFYQRPGEVNVIHATSDVLLYRASASIA, from the coding sequence ATGATTGAAATTAAAGGTGCTGTAAAAAATTACGAATGGGGTGGATATCATTATTTACCTACTCTGTTAGACAGCAATGAAGAAAATGACCGACCTGTTGCTGAATTATGGTTTGGAGATCATCATTCGGGATCATCAACGTTAGTTGATGGTTCTTTGTTGACTAAATGGATTGAGTTATCACCGGAATATCATCTTGGTAAACGATTGGTACAGAAATTTGGATGTCGGTTACCATATCTGCTGAAAATATTGGATGTAAGGGAACCTCTGTCTATACAGGTCCATCCAACCATTATGCAAGCCAAACAAGGATATGCGCGTGAAATGGTTATGAATGTGGATCCTGGTTGTCGTAGTTATAAAGATAACAATCATAAGCCAGAGCTTATGTTAGCGTTATCTGATTTTTATTTGTTACACGGTTTCCGTAACGTTACGAAAGGTGTGTATGAATTAAATAAATATCAAACATTGAAACCACTAGTACTTATGTATCAAGAGCTGGGGATTAAAAATTTTGTATCTGCAATTTTTTCACTTCCTGTCAGTGAACTGGAAAGTTTGTTGGTTCCTGTGATTGAACAATATCGCTCTGCATATCTTCAGAATGAAATATCAAAATCTCAGTCACTTTTTTGGTTTATGCGAGCAGTCCAAAGAATTGAGAGAGAAAAAATGCCGTTGGATGCGGGACTAATCATGATTTTTATTATGAATCTGATGTACGTCCCTAAAGGTGGTGTTGTTTATCAAAATGCTGGTATTCCACATGCTTACCTTGAAGGGCAGAATATTGAATTGATGGCGAATTCGGATAATGTAGTACGCTGTGGTCTTACTTCTAAGCATATTGATATAAAAGAACTTTTATTGATTACTGATTTTGAACCTATTACACCAACGATTGTTGCTGGTCGACCAAGTAATGATGGTGGTATTGACTACATTGTCCCGGCAGACGATTTCAGACTTCGTGAGTATCATTTAGAAAAAGGTCAGACACTAACGACCCCTGATGAAAATGGTGCCTGTATTTGGTTTGTTCTGAGTGGAGAACTTATGCTTGGAAGTCAGCAACACTACTCAAATGCTGGTAGTGCGTTTTATCAACGTCCTGGTGAAGTGAATGTTATTCATGCAACGTCGGATGTTTTGCTTTATAGAGCTTCTGCTTCGATAGCCTAG
- a CDS encoding glycoside hydrolase family 130 protein: MSVKIIGEAVPNMPWQERPAGEDGVMWRHSANPVIDWNPFPAAARVYNSAVVPSGDGFIGVFRCDYKNGRPHLHVGRSNDGLNWDFEQEAIQWKDKDGNSHQPSYAYDPRVVKIEGIYYITWCTDDHGATLGVGMTTDFKTFTRLENACVPFNRNGVLFPRKINGQFVMLNRPSDSGHTPFGDIFLSHSNDMEYWGKHRHVMGKGGTGWWQGTKIGAGPIPIETSEGWLMIYHGVSGTCNGFVYSFGAALLDIDEPWKVKYRTRDYILTPEKSYETIGFVPNVAFPCATLADAETGRIAVYYGAADTYTAVAYTTVDDLLNELKTNSEVF, translated from the coding sequence ATGTCTGTAAAAATTATTGGTGAAGCTGTTCCGAATATGCCGTGGCAAGAGCGTCCGGCTGGTGAAGATGGTGTAATGTGGCGACACTCTGCAAACCCTGTTATTGACTGGAATCCGTTCCCTGCAGCAGCACGTGTTTATAATTCTGCTGTTGTACCATCTGGTGATGGATTTATCGGTGTGTTTCGCTGTGATTACAAAAATGGCCGACCTCACCTGCATGTTGGACGTTCAAATGATGGGTTAAACTGGGATTTTGAACAGGAAGCTATTCAATGGAAAGATAAGGATGGCAACAGTCATCAACCGTCTTATGCTTATGATCCTCGTGTTGTAAAAATTGAAGGTATCTATTATATAACCTGGTGTACCGATGATCACGGTGCAACATTAGGAGTCGGTATGACAACCGATTTCAAGACATTTACCCGTCTTGAAAATGCATGTGTTCCGTTTAACCGAAATGGTGTTCTTTTCCCTCGTAAAATTAATGGGCAGTTTGTTATGTTGAATCGTCCATCAGATTCAGGGCATACACCTTTTGGTGATATCTTTCTGAGCCATTCTAATGATATGGAATATTGGGGTAAGCACAGGCATGTTATGGGGAAAGGTGGTACCGGTTGGTGGCAAGGAACAAAAATTGGTGCGGGACCTATCCCAATTGAAACATCTGAAGGATGGTTGATGATTTATCATGGTGTCTCCGGTACATGTAATGGTTTTGTGTATAGCTTTGGTGCGGCATTACTTGATATTGATGAGCCGTGGAAAGTGAAATATCGAACAAGAGATTACATTCTCACTCCTGAAAAATCTTATGAAACAATTGGTTTTGTCCCTAATGTAGCATTCCCATGTGCAACCTTGGCTGATGCTGAAACAGGTCGCATTGCTGTTTATTATGGTGCTGCTGATACTTATACAGCTGTTGCTTATACAACTGTCGATGATTTACTTAATGAGTTGAAAACCAATTCAGAAGTTTTTTAA
- a CDS encoding methyl-accepting chemotaxis protein, translating to MNSLSLISIKHRILLLIFVPIISISFYSAHWLKNAFDTKETMHNLSVAIEYVQKISPLVSALSEEQVATKKYIYSKSGNLEHLDMINVRKETDRAIAQFNLFLESSDKLLQEIFTDRNNLLNIKTKISQLKLIRRVADEKLDHSDRFKSQFDGNTIWTGVDIGRLRDYLVGSISNIVKYAGRNAVLSGLTNSYYLLLEAQNVSKTLGQEITESSSDILNGYRFGQLMHYRALENEYRNLFVKSAPKDVLADYKKVMLDTGVLNKVISVYWEVFNAYSDIDKKSLIVSEKSNWSALSKKMLNTYEKLNDLILNRLIDVRTYEVNKAEKSVRFIACITVAIFILLILFSIIVMRSITLPLGECVYTIDELSVKKDMKLRINEKGNDELSILGKAFNNLIQNFSSIIKIVNKQMFQANSLVNECAEKMQQANDLANQQLQSTDSISVAIHEMSVTVEEVSGIAQRTSASVQVAHQVSLDSESEWDSCKKRLEKLLVDMGKAGHTVLELNTEASQISSILDVIESIAEQTNLLALNAAIEAARAGEYGRGFAVVADEVRNLAKRTQDATSQIQTQISELIDGANIASDTMSYLKTEGEDSISLVVKTAQSFSVMRKELDNIMEMSTMIATATEEQAAVSNDIEKRILTIKDDSSQLLVHANDTCTNMNNIANINSQLVENIRQFKV from the coding sequence ATGAACAGCTTATCACTTATCTCAATTAAGCACAGGATCTTACTGCTTATTTTTGTTCCAATCATATCAATAAGTTTTTATTCAGCGCATTGGCTTAAGAATGCTTTTGATACGAAAGAAACTATGCATAATTTATCTGTTGCTATTGAATATGTTCAAAAAATTTCACCATTAGTTTCTGCTTTATCTGAAGAACAAGTAGCTACAAAGAAATATATATATAGTAAATCTGGGAATCTAGAACATTTGGATATGATAAATGTCCGAAAAGAAACAGATCGTGCAATTGCGCAATTTAACTTATTTCTGGAGAGTTCTGATAAACTGTTACAAGAAATTTTCACTGATAGGAATAATTTATTAAATATAAAAACCAAAATTAGTCAGCTAAAATTGATTCGTCGGGTAGCAGATGAAAAGTTGGATCATTCTGATAGGTTTAAATCTCAATTTGATGGTAATACTATTTGGACCGGAGTTGATATTGGTCGTTTGAGAGATTACTTGGTGGGAAGTATTTCAAATATAGTTAAATATGCCGGAAGAAATGCAGTGTTAAGTGGTTTGACCAATTCCTATTATTTATTGTTGGAAGCTCAAAATGTCAGTAAAACATTGGGGCAGGAAATCACAGAAAGTTCGTCAGACATTTTGAATGGATATCGGTTTGGGCAATTAATGCATTATCGAGCATTGGAAAATGAATATCGAAATCTCTTTGTAAAGTCAGCTCCGAAAGATGTGTTAGCCGATTATAAAAAAGTTATGTTAGATACAGGAGTACTAAATAAAGTTATTTCTGTTTACTGGGAGGTATTTAATGCATATTCAGATATTGATAAGAAGTCTTTGATAGTATCAGAAAAAAGTAATTGGTCCGCTTTGTCTAAAAAGATGTTAAATACATATGAGAAATTAAATGATTTAATTCTGAATAGATTAATAGATGTTAGAACTTATGAAGTAAATAAAGCCGAAAAGTCAGTGAGATTTATCGCTTGCATAACCGTGGCTATATTTATATTGCTGATATTATTTTCAATTATTGTTATGCGAAGCATTACTCTTCCTTTGGGGGAATGTGTATACACTATTGACGAACTGTCTGTAAAAAAAGATATGAAACTACGTATTAATGAAAAAGGAAATGATGAACTGAGCATATTAGGGAAAGCATTTAATAACTTGATACAAAATTTTAGCAGTATAATTAAGATCGTTAATAAACAGATGTTTCAAGCAAATTCTTTAGTAAATGAATGTGCTGAAAAAATGCAGCAAGCAAATGATTTAGCTAATCAACAGTTACAATCAACGGATAGTATTTCTGTCGCTATTCATGAAATGAGTGTTACTGTAGAAGAAGTATCCGGTATTGCACAAAGAACATCGGCTAGTGTTCAAGTTGCGCATCAAGTCTCTCTTGATTCTGAAAGTGAGTGGGATAGCTGTAAAAAACGATTAGAAAAGTTATTAGTTGATATGGGAAAAGCTGGGCATACAGTGTTAGAGTTGAATACAGAGGCTTCACAAATTAGTTCTATTTTAGATGTAATTGAAAGTATAGCGGAACAGACAAATCTTTTGGCATTAAATGCAGCAATTGAAGCAGCAAGAGCGGGTGAATATGGCAGAGGATTTGCTGTTGTTGCTGATGAAGTCAGAAATTTAGCTAAACGAACTCAAGATGCCACTTCACAAATTCAAACTCAGATATCGGAACTTATTGATGGTGCGAATATAGCCAGTGATACAATGTCATACTTGAAGACTGAAGGTGAAGACAGTATTTCGTTAGTAGTGAAAACTGCACAATCCTTTTCTGTTATGCGAAAAGAACTTGATAATATAATGGAAATGTCGACTATGATAGCTACTGCTACAGAAGAACAAGCAGCTGTTTCAAATGATATTGAAAAACGAATTCTTACTATCAAAGATGATTCGTCTCAACTTCTAGTGCATGCCAATGATACATGTACAAATATGAATAACATAGCAAACATAAATTCTCAGCTAGTTGAAAATATTCGTCAGTTTAAGGTTTAG
- a CDS encoding phosphomannomutase — translation MGSLVRAFKAYDIRGRLPEELNEEIAYRIGRGYSDYLKAKKVAVGYDIRLSSESLANALQKGLIDGGAEVLDLGLVGTEEVYFATSHLKLDGGIMVTASHNPKEYNGMKLIREQSKPISGDSGLDEIKHLVATQDYTQSEDIVLYESKSQRYDICGEYTQHLLGYLNRDVLRPLRIVVNAGNGAAGHMLDNLEAYLPFEFIKINHNPDGNFPNGIPNPLLPENRQATIDAVIEHKADFGVAWDGDVDRCFLFDENGQFIEGYYIVGMLAQAFLNKEPKTKIIHDPRLTWNTIDVVTKAGGIAVQSKTGHAFIKERMRQEDAVYGGEMSAHHYFRDFAYCDSGMLPWLLIAELVSEQGQSLSQFVEKAQNSYPISGEINRHVSDAKSAVQRVLDVFSDSAVITDKTDGISMEFGDWRFNLRSSNTEPVVRLNVESRGNPELVEVKTKQILALLEE, via the coding sequence ATGGGAAGTTTAGTTCGGGCTTTTAAAGCTTATGATATTAGAGGACGATTACCTGAAGAGCTTAACGAAGAAATTGCTTATCGTATTGGTCGTGGTTATTCAGATTATCTGAAAGCAAAGAAAGTTGCTGTTGGCTACGATATTCGATTAAGTAGTGAGTCTTTAGCAAATGCATTACAAAAAGGTTTAATTGATGGCGGTGCTGAGGTGCTGGACTTAGGTTTGGTCGGGACTGAAGAGGTTTATTTTGCAACCAGTCATCTAAAGTTAGATGGTGGGATTATGGTGACAGCCAGCCATAATCCGAAAGAGTATAACGGAATGAAATTAATTCGGGAACAGTCTAAACCGATTAGTGGAGATTCCGGACTTGATGAGATTAAACATTTGGTCGCAACTCAGGATTATACTCAATCAGAAGATATTGTTTTGTATGAGAGCAAATCGCAACGTTACGATATTTGTGGCGAGTATACTCAGCATTTATTGGGATACCTTAATAGGGATGTGCTTCGTCCATTACGCATTGTGGTGAATGCCGGGAATGGGGCAGCGGGGCATATGTTGGATAATCTTGAGGCTTATTTACCTTTTGAATTTATTAAAATAAACCATAATCCGGATGGTAATTTCCCTAATGGGATTCCAAACCCTCTATTGCCGGAAAATCGACAGGCGACTATTGATGCCGTGATTGAACACAAGGCCGATTTCGGTGTGGCTTGGGATGGAGATGTCGATCGTTGTTTCTTATTTGATGAGAATGGGCAGTTTATCGAAGGCTATTATATTGTTGGCATGTTAGCTCAGGCTTTCCTTAACAAAGAGCCAAAAACAAAGATTATTCATGATCCCAGACTAACCTGGAATACCATCGATGTTGTTACTAAAGCCGGTGGTATTGCCGTTCAGTCAAAAACCGGACATGCATTTATTAAAGAACGTATGCGTCAGGAAGATGCTGTTTACGGCGGAGAAATGTCTGCACATCATTATTTCCGTGATTTCGCGTATTGTGATTCAGGTATGTTGCCTTGGTTACTTATTGCGGAGTTGGTTTCTGAACAGGGGCAAAGTCTTTCTCAGTTTGTTGAAAAGGCACAGAACAGTTATCCAATCTCAGGTGAAATAAATCGTCATGTTAGTGACGCAAAGAGCGCTGTGCAGAGAGTGTTAGATGTGTTTAGCGACAGTGCTGTTATTACCGATAAGACGGATGGAATAAGCATGGAATTTGGGGATTGGAGGTTTAACTTACGTTCATCAAACACAGAGCCTGTCGTTCGGTTGAATGTTGAATCTCGTGGTAATCCTGAACTGGTAGAAGTGAAAACAAAACAAATTTTGGCGTTGTTGGAAGAGTAG
- a CDS encoding methyl-accepting chemotaxis protein: MKVVTQIILAFVSVLIIFSFTNAYIVYRSGVAKENLTQLIQSSLTLNDIANKIQYKNQLVGLQLSEVISLKDDKELNTSAVLLESKFSSLKEGIELAESLNILDKKILSKLLNSLYTSLMRIVSYKKTVLILEQQVIHERQEMENLVVSADITLKRVLGNTRNVDEFLRKDIEAYLEKRNSAIAMTNRVLFVKELAEVQKIQQQILMLKSSIEDDEDYILDELPALNNEPDYQNINGMLKKYLFSSDSISANQNRLLKEIQELELSKQKYTDYNNQLSNQLKKLVLFVDDNNHKLQVDVSDVLHTIMLIQLVTLIVCVCVAIIAGVVLTHKIKKPMNYVLKVLQNLVDGDYAQMVRTKGWSSEFVLLTQQLDKVMSTNRGLINQVKNNNADIRNQSESNSQAIHSVCVSGNEQTLSMHSISAAAEQLEKISEDTQFAIQKAVGHTQNIRSLVETTLSSVENTVSGNEQLDQLIVESSDTIAEVENRTNDISQIIDVIEGIANQTNLLALNAAIEAARAGEYGRGFAVVSDEVSNLAKQTTQSTHKIQTLIDNLNLASLAAVQRMSQCSVQMQNNTQHLEKTKVAIIQIDELISELVQETEVVTRSAMEQFQSCSHIASSVTSVVMGLDESTKALENVNDRSVYLLNLSRQQQAELDKFLT; encoded by the coding sequence ATGAAAGTTGTAACCCAAATAATTCTTGCATTTGTTAGTGTACTAATCATTTTTTCATTTACAAACGCATATATAGTTTATCGTTCTGGCGTTGCAAAAGAAAATCTGACTCAACTCATTCAGAGTTCGCTGACTCTTAATGATATCGCCAATAAGATTCAATATAAAAATCAATTGGTTGGTCTTCAATTGTCAGAAGTTATCTCCCTGAAAGATGATAAAGAACTCAATACATCTGCTGTCTTATTGGAGAGTAAATTTTCTTCGTTAAAAGAAGGTATCGAGCTAGCAGAGTCGCTCAATATTCTTGATAAAAAGATTTTGAGTAAATTGCTTAATTCCTTGTATACATCATTAATGCGAATTGTTTCATACAAAAAAACTGTATTAATTCTGGAGCAGCAAGTTATTCATGAACGTCAGGAAATGGAAAATCTTGTGGTTTCTGCTGATATCACTCTCAAACGTGTTTTGGGAAATACCCGAAATGTCGATGAATTTTTACGAAAAGACATCGAAGCGTATCTAGAGAAGAGAAATTCCGCAATCGCTATGACAAATAGAGTTCTATTTGTGAAAGAACTTGCGGAAGTACAGAAGATACAACAACAAATATTGATGCTGAAATCATCAATAGAAGATGACGAAGATTACATATTAGATGAATTACCGGCACTCAATAATGAACCTGATTACCAGAATATAAACGGGATGCTTAAAAAGTACCTTTTTTCTTCTGACAGTATCAGTGCAAATCAAAATCGGTTACTGAAAGAAATTCAGGAATTGGAACTATCAAAACAAAAATACACTGATTATAACAATCAGCTTTCTAATCAACTGAAAAAATTGGTTTTATTTGTTGATGATAACAATCATAAGCTTCAGGTTGATGTGAGTGATGTGCTACATACAATTATGCTGATTCAGTTGGTGACCCTGATTGTGTGTGTTTGCGTGGCTATTATTGCTGGAGTAGTTCTTACACACAAAATCAAGAAACCGATGAACTATGTACTGAAGGTGTTACAGAATTTGGTAGATGGTGATTATGCACAGATGGTTCGAACGAAAGGGTGGAGTTCCGAATTTGTATTGCTGACCCAACAGCTTGATAAAGTGATGAGTACCAACCGTGGTTTGATAAATCAGGTTAAAAACAATAATGCAGATATTCGCAATCAGAGTGAAAGCAATTCTCAGGCAATTCATTCAGTGTGCGTATCGGGTAATGAGCAAACATTATCTATGCATTCTATTTCTGCGGCAGCGGAGCAATTAGAAAAGATTAGTGAAGATACTCAGTTTGCTATTCAGAAAGCAGTAGGGCATACCCAGAATATTCGCAGTCTTGTTGAAACTACGTTGAGTTCTGTGGAAAACACAGTATCTGGTAATGAACAGTTGGATCAGCTGATTGTTGAAAGTTCAGATACGATTGCTGAGGTTGAAAACAGGACTAATGACATTAGTCAGATTATTGATGTGATAGAGGGTATAGCGAACCAGACTAACTTATTGGCTCTGAATGCGGCTATTGAAGCTGCCAGAGCTGGTGAATATGGTCGTGGGTTTGCTGTTGTCTCTGATGAAGTGAGTAACTTGGCTAAGCAGACTACTCAGTCAACCCATAAGATCCAGACTCTCATAGATAACCTGAATTTAGCCAGCCTTGCTGCAGTTCAGAGAATGTCTCAGTGCTCAGTTCAGATGCAAAACAATACGCAACATCTGGAAAAAACGAAAGTCGCGATTATTCAGATAGATGAACTCATTTCAGAATTGGTTCAGGAAACCGAAGTTGTTACTCGTTCTGCAATGGAACAGTTTCAATCCTGCAGTCACATTGCTTCATCTGTTACATCGGTTGTTATGGGGTTGGATGAAAGTACTAAAGCATTAGAAAACGTTAATGATCGTAGTGTTTATCTTTTGAATTTATCCAGACAGCAGCAAGCTGAACTGGACAAATTTTTAACTTAG